One Fontisphaera persica DNA window includes the following coding sequences:
- a CDS encoding glutamate-5-semialdehyde dehydrogenase, which produces MTLQEQMTQLARQARAAARELATWSTAQKNECLLAMAEALERQAPALQAANAEDCEAAQAARLSAAMLDRLRLDEKRIAAMARGLREVAALPDPVGRVLDERVRPNGLRLRKVSTPIGVIVIIYESRPNVTADAAGLCFKSGNATILRGGKEALRSNQMIARLMVEAARERVPAFPEHAIQVVTTPEREAIPALLSLTQYIDLCMPRGGEGLIRAVAECSKVPVIKHYKGVCHVFVERAADLDMAEKIVVNAKCQRPAVCNAMETLLVDRPLAETFLPRIAAVLAAKKVELRCDAESRKILSEHPPAQTSAWKIRPASEQDFYTEYNDLILNVRVVNGVAEAIAHIGQYGSAHSDAIVTRDEGAAQAFLQGVDSAAVYWNASTRFTDGGEFGMGAEIGISTDKVGARGPMGLEELTSYKWLGYGSGQLRT; this is translated from the coding sequence ATGACGTTGCAGGAACAAATGACGCAACTGGCGCGGCAGGCGCGGGCGGCGGCGCGGGAGCTGGCCACCTGGAGCACGGCGCAGAAGAATGAGTGTTTGCTGGCAATGGCGGAGGCGCTGGAGCGGCAGGCGCCGGCATTGCAGGCCGCGAACGCGGAGGATTGCGAGGCGGCGCAGGCGGCCAGGTTGTCGGCGGCGATGCTGGATCGTTTGCGCCTGGACGAGAAGCGGATTGCGGCCATGGCGCGGGGGCTGCGGGAGGTGGCGGCACTGCCGGATCCGGTGGGGCGGGTGCTGGATGAACGGGTGCGTCCCAATGGCCTGCGTCTGCGCAAGGTCAGCACGCCCATTGGGGTGATTGTGATTATTTATGAGTCGCGTCCGAATGTGACGGCGGACGCGGCGGGGCTGTGTTTCAAGTCCGGCAACGCCACGATTTTGCGCGGCGGCAAGGAGGCGCTGCGGTCGAATCAGATGATTGCGCGGCTGATGGTGGAAGCGGCGCGGGAGCGGGTGCCGGCCTTTCCGGAGCATGCGATACAGGTGGTGACCACGCCGGAGCGGGAGGCGATTCCGGCGTTGTTGTCGCTGACGCAATACATTGATTTGTGCATGCCGCGCGGGGGGGAAGGGTTGATTCGGGCGGTGGCCGAGTGCAGCAAGGTGCCGGTGATCAAACATTACAAGGGCGTGTGCCATGTCTTTGTGGAGCGCGCGGCGGATTTGGACATGGCGGAAAAAATCGTGGTCAACGCGAAGTGCCAGCGTCCGGCGGTGTGCAACGCGATGGAAACGCTGCTGGTGGACCGTCCGCTGGCGGAGACTTTTCTGCCGCGCATCGCGGCGGTGCTGGCGGCGAAGAAAGTGGAGCTGCGCTGTGATGCGGAGAGCCGCAAGATATTGTCGGAGCATCCTCCCGCGCAGACCAGCGCCTGGAAAATCCGCCCGGCCAGCGAGCAGGATTTTTACACGGAGTACAATGATTTGATTTTGAATGTGCGGGTGGTGAACGGGGTGGCGGAGGCCATTGCGCACATTGGCCAATACGGCTCGGCGCACAGTGATGCGATTGTGACGCGGGACGAGGGGGCGGCGCAGGCGTTTTTGCAAGGGGTGGACAGCGCGGCGGTGTACTGGAATGCCTCGACGCGTTTTACGGATGGGGGTGAGTTTGGCATGGGCGCCGAGATTGGCATCAGCACGGACAAGGTGGGGGCGCGGGGGCCGATGGGGCTGGAGGAATTAACCAGCTACAAGTGGCTGGGGTACGGCTCCGGGCAGTTGCGCACGTGA
- a CDS encoding MarC family protein, with protein sequence MNLGEYMLLSTSSLFVIMDPIALVPVFLAMTPKDTPKRRIYFARLACLVSAGVLIVFALVGQWIFKFLGITLPAFQMAACVVLLLVALDMLQAKPTSTRESPEETEAGAAKEDIAITPLAVPLLAGPGAISTTLLLQSKATTAGHKIALLGCIGVVCLASYVILHLAARGGKWLSPIAMKIATRLMGLLLAAIAFQFLLNALRELSRSGYF encoded by the coding sequence ATGAATCTGGGTGAATACATGCTGTTGTCCACCAGTTCGCTGTTCGTGATCATGGATCCGATTGCGCTGGTGCCGGTATTTCTGGCGATGACGCCCAAGGATACGCCCAAGCGGCGCATTTATTTTGCGCGGCTGGCCTGTCTGGTATCGGCGGGGGTGTTGATTGTTTTTGCCCTGGTGGGCCAGTGGATATTCAAGTTTTTGGGCATTACGCTGCCGGCGTTTCAGATGGCGGCCTGTGTGGTGCTGTTGCTGGTGGCGCTGGATATGTTGCAGGCCAAACCCACGTCCACCCGGGAAAGTCCGGAGGAAACCGAGGCGGGCGCGGCCAAGGAGGACATTGCGATAACGCCGCTGGCGGTGCCATTGCTGGCGGGGCCGGGGGCGATTTCGACGACTTTGTTGTTGCAAAGCAAGGCCACGACGGCCGGGCACAAGATTGCGTTGCTGGGGTGCATTGGGGTGGTGTGCCTGGCCAGCTATGTCATCTTGCACCTGGCGGCGCGGGGTGGCAAATGGCTAAGCCCCATTGCCATGAAAATTGCCACGCGCCTGATGGGATTGTTGCTGGCGGCCATAGCTTTCCAATTTCTGTTGAACGCGTTGCGCGAGTTATCCCGCTCCGGATACTTTTGA
- a CDS encoding type II secretion system protein, which yields MRLMPGRKRPWARGAGGFTLAEVIIAIALSAMILASLVSGYLTAARRAEWTAMSEAAQLKVVSRMEQVRAARWDPLAVTPVDMLVASNFPVWIEELFTPLGGTNVTLATNVVSIQTISVNPPLKLIRIECHWRFLNNRLYTNRLILYRQPDT from the coding sequence ATGCGACTCATGCCCGGCAGAAAACGCCCATGGGCCAGGGGCGCGGGCGGTTTTACCTTGGCGGAAGTCATCATCGCCATTGCCCTCAGCGCCATGATTTTGGCTTCCTTGGTATCCGGCTATCTGACCGCTGCCCGGCGGGCGGAGTGGACGGCGATGTCGGAAGCGGCCCAGCTCAAGGTGGTTAGCCGGATGGAGCAGGTGCGGGCGGCGCGGTGGGACCCGCTGGCGGTGACGCCGGTGGATATGCTGGTGGCGAGCAATTTTCCGGTATGGATTGAGGAGTTGTTCACACCGCTCGGGGGGACGAATGTGACCCTGGCTACCAATGTGGTGAGCATTCAAACAATTTCGGTCAATCCGCCGTTGAAGCTGATTCGGATTGAGTGCCATTGGCGGTTTTTGAACAACCGGCTCTACACCAACCGTTTAATATTGTATCGCCAACCTGACACATGA
- a CDS encoding PilW family protein, whose amino-acid sequence MKRRRIPNLTSAKRPEAGAAGAFTLPELMITGAILVLLLAAVISGHVFGLRFLRLIEIAAATNESDRRLVRLLSSDLASATFWEIGSGSETTFSRLGPNRLQKANALQIYYVAWETSQTQYTRYYLSAREDMLFRLHWQDKAPQLMSTSIINSGIFTLEDAAGNILSNRIQQPVLGVNIQFRDFTSRTWGLDRDKETHWLRARFKTRTAD is encoded by the coding sequence ATGAAGCGCAGGCGCATCCCCAATCTGACATCGGCGAAGCGTCCCGAGGCCGGGGCGGCGGGGGCGTTTACGCTGCCGGAGCTGATGATAACGGGGGCGATTTTGGTGCTGTTGCTGGCGGCGGTCATCAGCGGGCATGTGTTTGGGTTGCGTTTTTTGCGGTTGATTGAAATTGCTGCGGCGACCAATGAGAGCGACCGGCGGCTGGTGCGCCTGCTGTCCAGCGATTTGGCGTCCGCCACTTTTTGGGAAATTGGGTCGGGCAGCGAAACCACCTTCAGCCGGCTGGGGCCGAACCGGTTGCAAAAGGCCAACGCGCTGCAAATCTATTATGTGGCGTGGGAAACGAGCCAGACGCAGTACACGCGTTATTACTTGAGCGCGAGGGAGGACATGTTGTTTCGGCTGCATTGGCAGGATAAGGCGCCGCAATTAATGTCCACCTCGATTATTAATTCGGGGATATTCACGCTGGAGGATGCGGCCGGGAATATTTTGTCCAATCGCATTCAGCAGCCGGTGCTGGGGGTGAACATTCAGTTTCGGGATTTCACGAGCCGGACGTGGGGGCTGGATCGGGACAAGGAGACGCACTGGTTGCGGGCGCGATTCAAGACGCGCACGGCGGATTGA
- a CDS encoding hybrid sensor histidine kinase/response regulator, with protein MKRILVLEDDEMFRKVLVDTLRRENYEVWEESDGARGLELARHQLPDLILSDVYMPGLNGTEVLTALRADQHTAVIPFILMTCETDKMSMRAGMGLGADDYLAKPFSPRVLVEAVRTRLKRHEQMQERAEEKMEALRASLSTTLPHELLTPLAGILGYAEMIRLDFDTLRPGDIMEMTWGIEKCAQRLQRLIQNYLLYADMELLRKKAEQIRPNSRDFLTHTRRVVWKTARCVALRHNRQDDLTSELSDGPVALNENYLSKLVEELVDNACLYSPARTPIRIATQHAGQEFTLRVSDQGRGMTAQQVREIGAFKQFDRQKYEQQGMGLGLFICKRLSEICGGHFHIESAPGTGTTVTLTLPVKA; from the coding sequence ATGAAACGGATTTTAGTGCTCGAAGATGATGAGATGTTTCGAAAGGTGCTCGTGGACACCTTGCGGCGGGAGAACTACGAAGTGTGGGAGGAGTCCGATGGGGCACGGGGGCTGGAGCTGGCGCGCCATCAGTTGCCGGATTTGATTTTGAGCGATGTGTACATGCCCGGGCTGAATGGCACTGAGGTGCTGACCGCCTTGCGCGCCGACCAGCATACGGCGGTGATTCCGTTCATTCTCATGACCTGCGAGACGGACAAAATGTCCATGCGCGCTGGCATGGGACTGGGGGCGGATGACTATCTGGCCAAGCCCTTTTCGCCGCGGGTGCTGGTGGAGGCGGTGCGGACGCGGTTGAAGCGCCACGAGCAGATGCAGGAGCGGGCCGAGGAAAAAATGGAGGCGCTGCGGGCGAGCCTCAGCACCACGCTGCCGCATGAATTGCTGACCCCGCTGGCGGGCATTCTGGGTTACGCGGAAATGATCCGCCTGGATTTTGACACGCTGCGGCCGGGGGATATCATGGAGATGACGTGGGGCATTGAGAAGTGCGCCCAGCGGCTGCAGCGGTTGATTCAAAATTACCTGTTGTACGCGGACATGGAGCTGCTGCGGAAAAAGGCGGAGCAAATCCGGCCCAACAGCCGGGACTTTTTGACGCATACGCGGCGGGTGGTGTGGAAGACGGCCCGCTGCGTGGCGCTGCGCCACAACCGCCAGGATGATTTGACCTCCGAGCTATCCGATGGGCCGGTGGCCTTGAACGAGAATTACCTGAGCAAGCTGGTGGAGGAGTTGGTGGACAACGCCTGTTTATACTCGCCGGCCCGCACGCCCATCCGGATTGCGACCCAGCATGCGGGGCAGGAGTTCACGTTGCGGGTCAGCGACCAGGGGCGCGGGATGACCGCGCAGCAAGTTCGTGAGATTGGGGCTTTCAAGCAGTTTGACCGCCAGAAATATGAGCAGCAGGGGATGGGGCTGGGCTTGTTCATTTGCAAGCGGCTGAGCGAGATTTGTGGCGGCCATTTCCACATCGAAAGCGCGCCCGGGACGGGGACGACGGTGACGTTGACGCTGCCGGTCAAGGCATAG
- a CDS encoding glycine--tRNA ligase: MAEPKTNELMEKIVSLCKRRGFIYQSSEIYGGINGFWDYGPLGAELKRNVRECWWRWMVHRREDVVGLDATIIMHPNIWKASGHVDTFSDPMCDCLLTKKRFRADQIEPQSGIVHHYTGARNPLTGREIQEPYAVLLAPGKPPESARKTAVQFYRERGLGKEGPVELLGERTEKVENSQRFNPENGSLLTEPRPFNLMFKTYVGPVADEENVAYLRPETAQAIFAQFKNVLETSRMKVPFGIAQMGKAFRNEVTPRNFTFRSREFEQMELEFFIKPDEAIEAQAGAVAQVGASGHPGEPQPNWGWQAWHKYWVEERIRFYESLGLPRTRLEEYWQKPEELAHYAKATVDILYQFPFGTQELEGIAARGDFDLSQHQKHSGKSMEVFDEEVRTAWKNLPEEKRAAMQRRWVEEKVAALLKKGVGEADARAQAELAAQQYFDKLARGSYIPHVIEPSAGVDRLVLALICNAYHEEEAVDEKGKKETRVILRLHPRVAPIKVAVFPLLKNKPELVAKAREVYQMLRSEMVAFYDEAGSIGRRYARQDEAGTPFCVTIDFDTLGETPELKDTVTLRHRDTAEQERVRIAELLPRLQAALR, translated from the coding sequence ATGGCAGAACCGAAAACCAATGAGTTGATGGAGAAAATCGTGTCGCTGTGCAAGCGGCGCGGGTTCATCTATCAGTCCTCGGAAATTTACGGCGGCATCAACGGGTTTTGGGACTACGGCCCGCTGGGGGCGGAGTTGAAACGCAATGTGCGCGAGTGCTGGTGGCGGTGGATGGTGCACCGGCGGGAGGACGTGGTGGGGTTGGATGCGACCATCATCATGCATCCCAACATCTGGAAGGCGTCGGGGCACGTGGACACGTTCAGTGACCCGATGTGCGACTGCCTGCTGACCAAGAAACGTTTTCGGGCCGATCAAATTGAGCCGCAGTCCGGCATCGTTCATCACTACACCGGCGCGCGCAACCCGCTCACCGGCCGGGAGATTCAGGAGCCGTACGCGGTGCTGCTGGCGCCCGGCAAGCCGCCGGAAAGCGCCCGCAAGACGGCGGTGCAGTTTTACCGCGAGCGGGGGCTGGGCAAGGAAGGCCCCGTGGAGCTGCTGGGGGAGCGGACGGAAAAGGTGGAAAACTCGCAGCGGTTCAATCCGGAGAACGGCTCCTTGCTGACCGAGCCGCGGCCGTTCAATTTGATGTTCAAGACGTACGTGGGGCCGGTGGCGGACGAGGAGAACGTGGCCTACCTGCGGCCGGAGACGGCGCAGGCGATTTTTGCGCAGTTCAAGAACGTGCTGGAGACATCGCGCATGAAGGTGCCGTTTGGGATTGCGCAGATGGGCAAGGCCTTCCGCAACGAGGTGACGCCGCGCAATTTCACCTTCCGCTCGCGGGAGTTTGAGCAAATGGAGCTGGAGTTTTTCATCAAGCCGGACGAAGCCATTGAGGCGCAGGCGGGGGCGGTGGCGCAGGTGGGGGCCAGCGGGCATCCGGGGGAGCCGCAGCCCAACTGGGGGTGGCAGGCGTGGCACAAGTACTGGGTGGAGGAGCGCATTCGTTTTTACGAAAGCCTCGGCCTGCCGCGCACGCGGCTGGAGGAGTACTGGCAAAAGCCGGAGGAGCTGGCGCACTACGCCAAGGCCACGGTGGACATATTGTATCAGTTCCCGTTTGGCACGCAGGAGCTGGAGGGCATTGCGGCGCGCGGCGATTTTGATTTGTCGCAGCACCAGAAGCACAGCGGCAAGAGCATGGAGGTGTTTGACGAGGAGGTCCGCACGGCGTGGAAAAACCTGCCGGAGGAAAAACGGGCGGCGATGCAGCGGCGGTGGGTGGAAGAGAAGGTGGCTGCCCTGTTGAAAAAAGGCGTGGGGGAGGCGGACGCCCGGGCGCAGGCGGAGCTGGCGGCGCAGCAGTATTTCGACAAGCTGGCCAGGGGCAGCTACATCCCGCATGTGATTGAGCCGTCGGCCGGGGTGGACCGGCTGGTGCTGGCGCTCATTTGCAACGCCTACCATGAAGAGGAGGCGGTGGACGAGAAGGGCAAAAAGGAGACGCGCGTCATCCTGCGCCTGCATCCGCGGGTGGCGCCCATCAAGGTGGCAGTTTTCCCGCTGTTGAAGAACAAGCCGGAGCTGGTGGCGAAGGCGCGCGAGGTGTACCAGATGCTGCGGAGCGAAATGGTGGCGTTTTATGATGAGGCAGGCTCGATTGGGCGGCGGTACGCGCGGCAGGACGAGGCGGGCACGCCGTTCTGCGTGACGATTGACTTTGACACGCTGGGCGAGACGCCCGAGCTGAAGGATACCGTGACCTTGCGGCATCGCGACACGGCGGAGCAGGAGCGGGTACGGATTGCGGAGCTGCTGCCGCGGCTGCAGGCGGCGCTGCGGTGA
- a CDS encoding LL-diaminopimelate aminotransferase, with amino-acid sequence MAYLNAHYLKLKAGYLFPEIARRVKAFAEQHPDVAPRIVRCGIGDVTEPLPPACIAALHKAVDEMARRETFRGYGPEQGYEFLRAAIAENDFRARGLEVADDEVFVSDGSKCDCGNILDILGHQNTVAIPDPVYPVYVDTNVMAGHTGPADESGAYAGLRYLPCTPANQFVPEPPREPVDVIYLCSPNNPTGAVATRAQLQAWVEYALKHQSLILFDAAYEAYIADPALPRSIYEIPGARECAIEFRSFSKNGGFTGVRCAYTVVPKSLLAMDDQGQRRPLHPLWNRRMATKFNGVSYVVQRAAEALYTPEGKAQVRQLIDHYMGNARILREGLQDSGLTVYGGQNAPYLWVKTPAGWNSWQAFDALLQQIQVVVTPGSGFGAQGEGYFRVSSFNSRANAEEAARRFRQMKW; translated from the coding sequence ATGGCTTATCTCAACGCGCATTACCTTAAATTAAAGGCGGGTTATTTGTTTCCGGAGATTGCCCGGCGGGTGAAGGCATTTGCGGAGCAGCACCCGGACGTGGCGCCCCGGATTGTGCGGTGCGGCATCGGGGACGTGACGGAGCCGCTGCCGCCCGCGTGCATTGCCGCGTTGCACAAGGCGGTGGACGAAATGGCGCGGCGCGAGACGTTCCGGGGCTACGGGCCGGAGCAGGGGTACGAGTTTCTGCGCGCGGCCATTGCGGAAAATGATTTTCGCGCCCGCGGGCTGGAGGTGGCTGATGACGAGGTGTTTGTCAGTGATGGGTCGAAGTGCGATTGCGGCAACATTCTGGACATCCTGGGGCATCAGAACACGGTGGCCATTCCTGATCCGGTGTATCCGGTGTATGTGGACACCAACGTCATGGCGGGGCACACGGGGCCGGCGGATGAATCGGGGGCGTATGCGGGGCTGCGCTATCTGCCCTGCACGCCGGCCAATCAGTTTGTGCCGGAGCCGCCGCGCGAGCCGGTGGACGTGATTTATTTGTGTTCGCCCAACAATCCGACGGGCGCGGTGGCCACGCGGGCGCAGTTGCAGGCGTGGGTGGAGTATGCGTTGAAGCATCAGTCTTTGATATTGTTCGACGCGGCCTACGAGGCGTACATAGCCGACCCGGCGCTGCCGCGTTCGATTTACGAAATCCCCGGGGCGCGGGAGTGCGCCATTGAATTCCGCAGTTTTTCCAAAAATGGCGGTTTTACTGGCGTGCGCTGCGCGTACACGGTGGTGCCCAAGTCGCTGCTGGCGATGGATGACCAGGGCCAGCGGCGGCCGCTGCATCCGCTGTGGAATCGGCGCATGGCCACCAAGTTCAACGGCGTCAGCTACGTGGTGCAGCGGGCCGCGGAGGCCCTCTACACGCCGGAGGGCAAGGCGCAGGTGCGGCAGTTGATTGACCATTACATGGGCAATGCGCGCATTTTGCGCGAGGGTCTGCAAGACAGCGGCCTCACGGTGTATGGCGGTCAAAACGCGCCCTATCTGTGGGTCAAGACGCCGGCGGGCTGGAATAGCTGGCAGGCGTTTGATGCGTTGCTCCAGCAAATTCAGGTGGTGGTGACGCCGGGGAGCGGATTTGGCGCGCAGGGCGAGGGCTATTTCCGCGTTTCTTCCTTCAACAGCCGGGCCAATGCCGAGGAGGCCGCCCGGCGTTTCCGGCAGATGAAGTGGTAA
- a CDS encoding Gfo/Idh/MocA family protein, which produces MLRVAIIGTGAIADSHIQGYLKLPTECSIVALADLYPDKAREKAAKYHLTSAHIFGGYAELLQWGAFDAASLCLPPFEHAAASVALLQAGKHVLVEKPMAPTLEECDQMLQAARQGGGILSVVAQNRFRTPMMRVKRLLESGRFGRLLHAQVDSFWWRGSRYYDLWWRGTWAKEGGGCTLNHAVHHVDLFLWMAGLPRELLALTANLNHQNSEVEDFSAALMRLENGALGQFTASLVHHGEEQQLVFQCERAKLSIPWAPKAYVQKENGFPEDAAETLAELQKMYEEMPELTATGHDAQVANFIRAILGQETLVVDGIQGRRTVELVTAIYESAHTGQWVRLPLPPDSRFYTRAGVLQNARHFHEKTRSVENFATSDISFGRQV; this is translated from the coding sequence ATGCTGCGCGTTGCAATTATTGGAACCGGCGCCATTGCCGACAGTCACATCCAGGGCTATCTCAAACTGCCCACCGAATGCTCCATCGTGGCCCTCGCCGATTTGTATCCCGACAAGGCCCGGGAAAAAGCCGCCAAATACCATCTGACGTCCGCCCACATCTTTGGCGGCTACGCTGAGCTCCTCCAATGGGGCGCCTTTGACGCCGCGTCCCTCTGCCTGCCCCCCTTTGAACATGCCGCAGCCTCCGTGGCCCTCCTGCAGGCCGGCAAGCATGTGCTGGTGGAAAAACCCATGGCCCCCACCCTCGAAGAGTGCGACCAGATGCTCCAAGCCGCCCGGCAGGGCGGGGGCATCCTGAGTGTCGTGGCCCAGAACCGCTTTCGCACCCCCATGATGCGCGTCAAACGCCTGCTCGAAAGCGGGCGCTTCGGCCGGCTGTTGCACGCTCAGGTGGACAGTTTCTGGTGGCGCGGCAGCCGTTACTATGACCTCTGGTGGCGCGGCACCTGGGCCAAAGAAGGCGGCGGCTGCACCCTCAACCATGCCGTCCACCATGTGGATTTGTTCCTCTGGATGGCCGGCCTCCCCCGCGAGCTCCTGGCCCTCACCGCCAACCTGAATCACCAAAACTCCGAAGTCGAAGACTTCTCCGCCGCCCTCATGCGCCTGGAAAATGGCGCCCTGGGCCAGTTCACCGCCTCCCTCGTCCACCACGGCGAGGAGCAGCAACTGGTCTTCCAGTGCGAGCGCGCCAAGCTCTCCATCCCCTGGGCGCCCAAGGCCTATGTGCAAAAGGAAAACGGTTTCCCGGAAGACGCGGCCGAGACCCTCGCCGAGCTGCAAAAAATGTATGAAGAGATGCCGGAGTTGACCGCCACCGGCCACGACGCCCAGGTGGCCAATTTCATCCGCGCCATCCTCGGCCAGGAAACCCTCGTGGTGGACGGCATCCAGGGCCGCCGCACCGTGGAGCTGGTGACCGCCATTTATGAATCCGCCCACACCGGCCAGTGGGTCCGCCTGCCGCTGCCGCCCGACTCCCGCTTCTACACCCGCGCGGGCGTCCTGCAAAACGCCCGCCATTTCCACGAAAAAACCCGCAGCGTGGAAAACTTTGCCACCAGCGATATTTCCTTCGGCCGGCAGGTGTAA
- a CDS encoding electron transfer flavoprotein subunit beta/FixA family protein translates to MSNAYQIVVCGSVVPDPLQTLEPVTGPTGPALKNEMMLPMVLDPWASHALYEAAHLAGKTPGSKVWLVSVGPKPKLQQVMMTIAQKVPFELVALDGPASGFTDAAETAAALVEAIRALPGLELSRLLLFGGWESASRGAGATLAMVGEHLGITEQFQGVDELTVQADGTLRILERVEGGRHQISVCSGPPAVLGWATGNLPEPRNNPQIGMTNMRGIMPALQKAKPVKLAGEGLTYAQVTLPRQQRETRIIKDWTPEQVAEDIVKWLKD, encoded by the coding sequence ATGAGCAATGCTTATCAAATCGTGGTCTGTGGGAGCGTGGTGCCTGATCCGCTGCAAACGTTGGAGCCGGTGACCGGTCCCACCGGCCCGGCGTTGAAGAATGAAATGATGCTGCCCATGGTGCTGGACCCGTGGGCCAGCCATGCGTTGTATGAGGCCGCCCATCTGGCGGGCAAGACGCCGGGGAGCAAAGTGTGGCTGGTGAGTGTGGGCCCCAAGCCCAAGCTGCAGCAGGTCATGATGACCATTGCGCAAAAGGTGCCGTTTGAACTGGTGGCGCTGGACGGGCCGGCATCGGGTTTTACGGACGCCGCAGAGACGGCGGCGGCGCTGGTGGAGGCGATTCGCGCGCTGCCGGGGCTGGAGCTGAGCCGGTTGTTGTTGTTTGGCGGGTGGGAATCGGCCTCGCGCGGGGCGGGCGCCACCCTGGCGATGGTGGGGGAGCATCTGGGCATCACCGAGCAGTTTCAAGGCGTGGACGAGCTGACGGTGCAGGCGGATGGCACGCTGCGCATCCTGGAGCGGGTGGAGGGGGGGCGCCATCAGATTAGCGTGTGCTCCGGGCCGCCGGCGGTGCTGGGGTGGGCTACGGGCAATCTGCCGGAGCCGCGGAATAATCCGCAAATTGGCATGACCAACATGCGGGGCATCATGCCCGCGCTGCAGAAAGCCAAACCGGTGAAACTGGCGGGGGAGGGGCTGACGTACGCGCAGGTCACGTTGCCGCGCCAGCAGCGCGAGACGCGCATTATCAAGGATTGGACGCCGGAGCAGGTGGCCGAGGACATCGTCAAGTGGTTGAAAGATTAA
- a CDS encoding electron transfer flavoprotein subunit alpha/FixB family protein, whose product METILALLFVESDGSLASPALETAGAARQLSEALGGAPWVVGLVGESTAGAVAQLGGCGATRCLQVVGPELAQARYATDAAAAEGLARAAAATVILAPATSRANRILAGVAHRLKGRVDTHITGLTVAAGQLTATRWFYRQRMEAVLRRAQRPWCLAVESGVFPALSAQGAALAPETVALPTGSAPRTQVTGFAAPAADAQTIRPDAEVLFVAGAGWTKKQADGQTHVPEAEQLILDFLRLTRASLGSSKSLVDLSGEGQAVLSFLTHLNQIGQTGSTPRHPKGLATCCHGEEPHTVGWRFITERRAVNLDPNCGWARGKADVLYVADAFAVMRKVNALLAARAAG is encoded by the coding sequence ATGGAAACGATTTTAGCGCTTTTGTTTGTGGAAAGTGACGGTTCCCTGGCCAGCCCGGCGCTGGAAACCGCCGGGGCCGCCCGGCAGCTTAGTGAAGCGTTGGGCGGCGCGCCGTGGGTGGTGGGCTTGGTGGGTGAGTCCACCGCGGGCGCCGTTGCCCAACTGGGTGGCTGCGGGGCGACGCGCTGTCTGCAGGTGGTGGGGCCGGAGCTGGCGCAGGCGCGCTATGCCACCGATGCCGCCGCCGCCGAAGGCCTCGCGCGGGCCGCTGCGGCCACGGTCATCCTGGCGCCGGCCACGTCTCGCGCCAACCGCATTCTGGCGGGGGTGGCGCATCGCCTCAAGGGGCGGGTGGACACGCACATCACTGGCTTGACGGTGGCGGCGGGGCAGTTGACCGCCACGCGCTGGTTTTACCGGCAGCGCATGGAAGCCGTCCTGCGGCGCGCGCAGCGCCCGTGGTGTTTGGCGGTGGAATCCGGGGTTTTTCCGGCGCTGTCCGCGCAAGGGGCGGCGCTGGCGCCGGAGACGGTGGCGTTGCCGACTGGCAGCGCCCCGCGGACGCAGGTCACGGGATTTGCCGCGCCGGCGGCCGATGCGCAGACCATCCGGCCGGATGCGGAAGTGTTGTTCGTGGCGGGGGCGGGTTGGACGAAGAAACAGGCGGACGGCCAGACGCACGTGCCGGAAGCCGAGCAGTTGATTCTGGATTTTCTGCGCCTGACGCGGGCCTCGCTGGGCAGCAGCAAGTCGCTGGTGGATTTGAGCGGCGAGGGGCAGGCGGTACTTTCGTTTTTGACGCATCTCAATCAAATCGGGCAGACTGGTTCGACGCCGCGGCATCCCAAGGGGCTGGCCACCTGCTGCCACGGGGAGGAGCCGCACACGGTGGGCTGGCGATTCATCACCGAGCGCCGCGCGGTGAATCTGGACCCCAACTGCGGGTGGGCGCGCGGGAAGGCCGATGTGTTGTACGTGGCGGACGCGTTTGCCGTGATGCGGAAGGTCAACGCGCTGCTGGCGGCGCGCGCGGCGGGTTGA